From the genome of Candidatus Omnitrophota bacterium:
TCCGCAACTTATTTATGGAGTTTGTATTTACAAACAAAATCAATTACTTATGAAAAATATCTCAAATCGTTTATGAGTCAGCTGCTCTAACCATCTGAGCTATGGGCCCGGAAATATTTGTAGCATTTTATATTACTATAAAGCAAAAAAATCGGCAAGGAAAAAGTTAATTTAACAAACCGGTAGAAAAACTTAAATTAGGTTAAAAATAAATAGGAGTTTAACAAAATAATGGGAGACGACTTACAAGAGGATTATAAATCTTAGGCCATCTAATGTTACAAATTTACTTATGAACGAATTTGCCACCCATAAACAGAATTACATTCATTCATACTCCATTTCAGACACGTTACCCATTGCAACTTTATTCCTTGTTTACTTATCTTTATTTCTTTAACTGATGGGCTGACCCACTCCTTCTTTTTTTCATCTTCAACCCTCTATTTTATCTTGTTATCTGCCAAACGTAACTTATTTACCACTGTACAGCCTCACCACCCACCTCTTCGTGGCTGAGGAATAAATAATATACCTTTCTAAACCTTCAGTCAAGCCCAAAATAATGTATAAAGAACCTAGAACCTCAAACCAACCTCCCCCACCTCGTAGGTGTCCAAAGTCGGCTGAGATAAGTGCCGTTAAATAAACGATTTATGGCAGGCGAAAAAGACCACCTACGAGGTGGAGAAGGTATGAGAAGGGCAAACAAAAAAACTTTTGCCTTACTTTCCTCCAAAGGGAAGTTTTATTTTATCCTTTATCTTCTCGGTAGTATCGGAAATTAGGGACTCTGTTTTAGAAAGAGTGTCTCCCAGAGTAGTGGATAAGCCCCTAAGGTCAAAATTAACCAGCCCGGAAATGGTAGTATTCATCATCGCCTTCACGAGGATAAGCGTGGCCAGTGCATTGGGGTCTTTTATGTCAGAATATGTTTCATCAAGGTTAATATTAAATTCTTTTACGACAGGAGTTGGTCCTTTGGAATAATCTTTATAGATAACCTTGCCTATCTTAAGCTGAAGTTTATCAATCTGGATTTGCGGGGTCTTTGCCTTTTCTTGGGATCCTTTACCTTCTTTTTGTACCTGAACAACCTTAAGGGCATCGAGATTGACTTTACCATCCTTGTTCTTCACAACTACAAATTCTTTAAGGTTAAATCTTGCTTCGTAAAGATGGACTTTGCGTTTTAGAAGTTGGGAAAGATTATACTTTACATAGATATGGGGAATATCAACCATTATTTTATCTTCAAAATCTATAGGATTATAAAGCAAAAGTCCCTTTATATCAATTAGCGTGTTCAACAACTCTAAATTAACACTGGATAACTGTAAACGTAATCCGGTTACTATTTTTACTCCTTTTTCAACACCCACTTTAACAATCGTGTCTTTCAAAATAACTACTAAAGCAAACGCCACTAATAAGAAAATAATTACTGCCATAAAAAATTTCTTCATGGACTCCTCCTTTCTTTGTGTATTGTAGGATTATATACTATCATCACAGATGCCTCCCGCCTATTTGGCAGAGGTGGGACATTTACCAGAAAAGGCGAGAGGCACGCTTTTATAGAGATGCTCTGTAACGGAAACAGAGCAAAGAAGGCAAGTTATATTTTATAGTTATGTCCGATAGTGTTGGACTTTATCTCTTCCAAAAACAACAATTTTTTAACCTCTTCAGCAGCTTTAATTCCTGAATAAAGCATTGCTCCAAATGTAGGGCCCATACGCGGAAGACCAAAAACCGTTGCTACCGACATCCCACAAACAATCAAACCCGGATGAACCTCTCCGGTTTTTTCTATAATCAAATCCTCCGATGCCTCTACCCACATTGGACCCATACCTTTAATTTTCAACAATCCCCGTTTATTTAAAGCTTCGCATATTATCGCGTCGTGACCGGTGGCATCAATCACCACTTTAGACTCTAACGCTACCGGGTCAATACAATTTATCTGCCGGGGCAGAGTAGAAACAGGCGACCAATTTATTACCAAACCTGCCACCCGATTTCCCTGCTTTACAACCACATCGTCCACTTTCGTCATATTAAGGATTCTTAATCCTGCATCACAGGCAGAAGCAATCAATTTCGCACAGGCATGGGGAGCAAGAGTAGTAAAGAGCCCTTTTTCTACCTCTTTATAGGGAATACCCAATTCCTCAAGGAGTTTCTCCGCCGGGGCACGGACGGTCAAAGTATTCATTAAATATCCTCCGCTCCAGAAGCCTCCGCCGAGATAATTATTTGCCTCTATAATTAAAACCTTTGCGCCTGCTTCGGCTAACTTTTTACCTGCCATAAGTCCTGAAGGGCCACCACCGGCAATAAGCACATCTACCCGCGTATTTTTAATAAACTCTTCAGAAAAATCTCTAACAATTGCCTGTGTAATTTTTTCTTCGGAAATTTTCTCAAACTTGACCATCATCTACCTCCATTTTTTAGTATATTAACACAGAAAATCACTACCTGTCAAGGTATTTGGATAGCGCCTCTAAGTTCCTTGCAGTTGCCCCCCGCGCTTTTAAAACCACTTCTTTAGCAAGTAAACCTATTCTTTCTCTTTCAGCCGGTGCATCAAGCAAATTAATAATGCAGTCTTTAAATTCCTTTTTATTTTCGCAAACAAGAACAGCATTTTTTTCCTGAAAAACTTTAAAAATATCTAAAAAGTTGAAAAAGTATTTTCCGGAAATAACCGCTTTAGAGAAAACCGCAGGTTCAATAATATTGTGCCCTCCTTTCTTAGTTAAACTTCCTCCCACAAAAACAATGTCTGCTATCATATAGTAATTTCGCAACTGACCAACGGTATCAAGAATAAAAACCGTTAATTGGTAATTGGTAACTGGCAACTGATAATTTAAAGAAGATAATCTTATGGAGGAAAACCTCTTTTTAATAACCAATTTTTCTATTTCCGTGCTTCTTTCTGGATGGCGGGGAGCAAGGACTAATCGCAAATCAGGATAATCCAGGAGCAGTTCCTTATAAACCGCTAAAATAATTTTTTCTTCTCCTTTATGCGTACTTCCCGCCACCAGAAGCTTTTCTTTTGTTCCTATGCCTAATTTCCGTCTTAAATCAGTATAATCTTTTTTTGAATCCGCATAATCTGTGTCGTCAAATTTCATATTTCCCGTAACGGAAACTTTTTCTTGATTTACCCCTAAATCAATAAATCTCTTTTTATCCTTCTGGGATTGCGCTAAAACCAAACTAATTCTTCTTAAAATCGGTTTCAAGAGAAACTTCACCAATCTATACCGTCTAAAAGCTTTGTCGGAAATCCTTGCATTAACTAATACCATCGGGATTTTGAGCATATAACTTTGAAAAATAAAATTGGGCCAGAGTTCTGTCTCTAAAACAACCAAGAGTGAAGGTTTAATGGCTCGAAAAGTTTTTCTCACTATAAAGCTGAAATCAAGGGGCGCATAGATTACTATCTCGTCGGGCAAAGCAAATTTTCTGGCTAAAACGTTTCCCGTTTTAGTAACCGTGGAGAAAACAATTTTATAATCCGCATAACTCTCCCGCAAAAGTTTCCAGAGAAACCTGCTTGCATTCACTTCTCCAACGCTTACCGCGTGAATCCAAACAACTTTTTTCCCTTTTATTTTTTGGAAAAAATTTTTAGGGAAAATCCCCAAACGTTGAAGAAAATCCCGATGATACTTTCTCTTGTAGATTAAGTAGGTAAGATAAAAAAAAGAAAGAAAGGCAAAAACTATATCATAAAAAATATACATCTTAAACCCTATGGTTTGAGAAACTTTACCATCAAATAAATGACTTAAGCTCGGGGATGTGCCTTTTCATAAACTGCCTTAAGGCGCTCAGCAGTAACATGGGTATAAATCTGCGTAGTGGATAGATTGGCATGACCTAAGAGTTCTTGAACTGCTCTTAAGTCTGCTCCGCGTTCTAAAAGATGCGTGGCAAAAGAATGTCTTAAAGCATGGGGGGAAATTTTCTCCCGCAGTGCGGTTCTCCTGACATATTTATCCAGAATCAAGCGCACCCCCCGCACAGTAATCCTTCTTCCGCGGTTGTTCAAAAATACTGCTTTGTGTTCTTTAAAAACAGGAAAACGCGATTCTAAGTAAGTCTTTATTGCTCTCAAAGCTCTATCCCCAATGGGAACAAATCTCTCTTTTTTACCTTTTCCTCTCACCTTAACTGCTCCTCCAATAAAATCAATATCCTCGACATCCAAACCTACCAATTCCGAAATCCGCATACCTGTGCTATAAATTGTTTCCATAATCGCCCTGTCGCGCAGACCTGAAAGGTCATTTTCGGCAGATTCTATTAATTTTGCTACCTCATCCACAGTAAGAAAAAGAGGTAGCTTCTTATCCAACTTGGGAGCACGCATTCCTAAGGCAGGGTTATTTTTAATGTATCCCTCCCTCACCAAAAACTTAAAGAAACTTCTCAGACACGACACTCTCCGGGCAACCGTTTTTTTGGAGAAATTCTTTGTTTTTAACTCTGCTAAAAATCTTCTTATATCCAAGTGATTTATCTCTTCAATGGGTTTTTCTCCAACAAAAGAAGAAAAATATTTCAAATCTATTGTGTAATTTATCAAAGTGTGCTCCGAATAATTTTTCTCAATTTTTAGATAATTTAGAAATTTATCTATATAACGTTCCATCGCTCTATAAACTTAACCTCAAAATCCTATTTTATAACAAAAATGCCTTTTAGGAGTTAGTGTTTTGTACCACGGGTAATTTGCGTGCCGTGAACTTACAATTGGGATAATTAGAACATCCATAAAAAAACCCTTTGCGCGATTTGCGCTCTACCAATTCTCCGTTACATCCTTCTTGAGGACATTTTACGCCGGTAGTTATTGTCTTTGCGTTTTTGCATTCAGGATATCCAGAACAACTTAAAAATTTCCCCTTTCTGCCCCATTTAATCACCATTGGCCTTCCGCACTCTGCACACACTTGGTCAGTAGCAATGGTTTCTTTTCTTACATTACGCATAGAGACCTGAGCAATGTTAAGTTTTCTCTTAAAAGGTTCATAAAATTCATGCAAAAGTTTTACCCAGTCCACACTACCCTCTTCCACCTCATCAAGTTTTTCCTCCATTTCTGCGGTAAACCGCAGATTAAGGATGTCAGGAAACGATTCCTCAAGCAGTTCGGTAACAATCATCCCCATCTCTGTAGGGAAAAAATATCCTTTATCTCGACGAACATAATCGCGGGCAATTATGGTTTGAATAATCGGAGCGTATGTTGATGGACGACCAATGCCCTCCTCTTCCAGAGCCTTTACTAAAGTTGCGTCAGAATAGCGTGGTGGAGGTTTAGTAAAATGTTGAGAAGGAAGTAAATTCATAAGTAACAATTCCTCACCCTCTTCTAAGATGGGAAGAATATTTTCATTGTTGTTATCCTCTTTATAAATAATTAAGTACCCCGGGAAAAGCAACTTTGAGCCACTGGCAGAAAACAGATATTCTCCTGCTTGAATATCCACGCTCATCACCTCAAATACTGCAGGGTTCATCTGTGAAGCCACAAACTTCCTCCAGATAAGTTCGTAGAGTTTAAACTGTTCAGAAGTAAGATATCCTTTTATTTTATCCGGCTCACGCAAAACCGAGGTCGGGCGGATTGCCTCATGTGCCTCTTGGGCAGATTTTTTAGACCTGTATTGATAGGAAACATCCGGTAGATAATCTTTTCCAAATCTCTCCTGAATAAACCGCCGTAATTCTTCTAAGGCAGAATCCGCAACCCTCACTGAGTCCGTGCGCATATAAGTAATTAAACCCACAGTTTCTTCTTTCCCAAGGTCTATACCTTCATATAATTGTTGAGCAATGCGCATGGTTTTCTCTGCAGAAAAATGTAGTTTATTGAATGCTTCTTGTTGAAGTTTACTGGTGGTAAATGGAGGCTGGGGATTTTTCCTTTTCTGTTTTAGCTCGATATTCTTTACTAAAAATTTCTCTCTTTTTATCTTCTCTACTAAATCCTCAGCGGTTTCTCTATTCTTTATCTCTGCTTTGTTTTCCCCAATCTTCTCTAACTTCGCCTTAAATGATTCTTCTGGAGGAGGGGTGCTTTTCCCCTCTACCAGCGGGGTGAGGTGTTCTATTTTTCTTTTTTTCAATTCCGCCTCAATTTCCCAGTATTCCTGAGGAATAAAATTTTTAATCTCCTTTTCTCTTTCTACAATTAATTTTACTGCCACTGACTGCACCCTTCCCGCACTCAAACCTCTCCCTACTTTCTTCCAGAGTAGAGGACTCAAAGAATATCCCACAATTCGGTCAAGGATTCTTCTTGCCTGCTGGGCATTAACGAGATTCATATTGATGGTAGTGGGATGTTTAAAAGCCTCTCTTACTGCCTCGGGAGTAATTTCGTGAAAGACAACTCGATGCATAGTTTTATTTTTTCCTAAAAGATTAGAAAGATGCCAGCTGATTGCTTCTCCTTCACGGTCAGGGTCGGTTGCTAAATATAGGCAAGGCTCATCCTTTACCGTCTTTTTAAGCTTATTTATTACCTTTTTTCTTCCCGGCAGGATGCTGTAATGAGGCTTAAAATTATTCTCAATCTCCACCGACATAGAAGAACCGCGCAAATCCATTACATGCCCCATTGAAGATTCTACCGTGTAGCCGTCGCCTAAAATTTTATTCAGTGTCTTTGCTTTAGCGGGTGACTCAACAATGACCAGTCCTTTTGCCATCACTTCCTCTCCCGTGGCAGAATAATTCTACCCTAAATTATTCCTATTACTTTTTCACAAACATTTTACCCGGAAGCTGTTTAATCAATCCTTTTAACTCCAACTTTACTAAAATATTTGCCAGTTCAGTTAATTCTAATGCTGCTTCCTCTTTGACTTCATCTATATATTTTGGTTCGTTGTCCAATAGATGATAAATTTTTTCCTCTTTTTCTTCAAGTGGAAGAATTTTGGCAGGTTTACTATTTTCTTCTTTTAAATCTAAGATGTCAAGTTTTAATTCTTCCAAGATATCTTCAACCGAAGAAACCAGTTTTGCTCCTTGCTTTATAAGACTGTGCGTCCCGCGGGAGGTGGGTGAATCTACTTTTCCAGGAACCGCAAATACTTCTCTGCCCTCATCAAGAGCAAAATCTGCAGTAATTAAAGCACCACTACTTTCTCCTGCTTCCACCACAATTACCCCTTTTGACAAACCACTGATTATACGGTTTCTACGGGGAAAATTCTGTTTTAAGGGTGGGTGTTTTAGAGGAAATTCTGAAATTATTGCACCGGAATTTTCTATCTCCTCTGCGATTTTTTTATTCTCTTGGGGATAGATATTAACCAAACCGCTTCCCAAAACCGCCAAAGTTCTTCCTTTGGCCCTCAAAGCTCCTTTGTGCGCCTGGGTATCTATACCGCGGGCTAACCCTGAAACAATGGTTATCCCTCTTGAGGCAAGAAGAAAAGAAAATCTTTCCGCTAAAGAGAGACCGTAGTAGGAAGCAAGGCGGGACCCTACAATGGCTAACGCATTTTTGTCTATATTCTTCAAAGCGCCCTTTACATATAAAAGATAAGGTGGGTCATAAATTTCTTTTAGATTCTCGGGGTAATCATCATCATCTAAACTCACAAGAGTAATGTTTTTTTCCTTAACCAATGCTAATTCCCGCTGTAAATCAAATTCTTTAAATGCCTTCTTAATCTTTATCGCTAAATTCTTAGTTATACCCTCAATTTTACACAATTCTTCTTCACTTTGAGCAAAGACTCTGTTAAAACTACCCACCGTCTCTTTTAGGCGTTTCAATTTTAGAAAACCTATGCTTTCTACAGAGTTAAGAATCATTAAAGCTTCTTTTTCTTCCATAAAAAATAACCCTCCTTTTGACCGCCGAAAATTATTATTTTTAGTAAGTATAGCAAAGGAGTTTAAAGGATGTCAAATGAAAGAATAACCCACCCTCTTGAAAGATACGAAGGATATGTTATATTTTAATAAGAGGGATAAAAAATGAAGAGGAAGTATTTTATTATTTTTCTATTAATTTCTTCCATAACCTATCTATTTTCATCTACTTCTGACCTCAATACCCTTTTAACCTCTCTTGATAAAGCTTCTACTTCATTACGCAGAACAAAAAGCGGATATCAACCTTGGATTATAGAAGTCTCTTCTAAAAGACCGGGTTTAGAGGCCTATCAAATAGGAGAAATAATCAAGTCACTTCAGGCCCACAATTGTTACTGGCAGGTACTGAATGACTCCGCAAAAGAATTAGTTATACAGCGATTGCTCTCTCTTGACTTAGAAGAGTTTCCTTATAAACTTGCACAATTTATACATAAAACCCTGCGGGGAGCAATTACCGGAGATTTGCAAAGAGAAACTTTTGAGGATGTGGCACAAAAAATATTAAGTATCAGTTTAGAAGGAAGTTTTCTCTGGGGATTTAAAGCACAGGATACAGATGAAGAAATATATGCTCCCAACGACTTTGACCTTATAATAATTATTAGGGATTCAGCTGTATTTAAAAAAATTAATCGAGAACTAAAACCCGAAGACCAAAGGTTTCTTTTCGGAAATAATCCCCGCGCACCTCCGCTTTTAAGTATTTTCATCATCGGAGATAAAAATCTTGTCCAAGCAGGATTAGATTACAAAAATCCCCAAAATTTTAGAACACTCGCAGTTATCTCCTCTCTTTTAAGTTCAGCAGCAAACATTAGCGGAACAGAGCTCAAAACAGACAACCTTCCCCTCTGGGTCGGGGATGTTTATATCAAAAGTATTGTGAGAAGTACATATCTAATAAAAGAAGTTCTACAAAAAGTTGAATTGACTGATAGCGAATTTGAAGAAATGTTATCTCTCCAAGAGAAAGAAACGCTTACTGAAGAAGAAGAATATCGCCTCATTGAGCTGTCTCAAAAGTTAGATGCTCAAATATACTGGTACCCAAAATTAATGAAACGCATTCTTGAGGCAGACTTACGCATAAAATTCATTGAAGAAAAGATACTTAATAAAAAAATTCTTCCCCTGAATATCACGCTGGGAGGAAAAGCGGTAAGTGAAATTATCAATGTCGCCCTTACCACCGGAATAAAGGATATAGAAGAAATTCTCTCTCTCAAAGAAGATTTATACAAAGCACTAAATCACCTAACCCATTGGGTAGAAACCTTTGAACAATATTTAAACCAAGTGGGTATAGAATGCCCTTCTTCTCCCTAGTGCTTCAGGCGAAGAAAGACTTCCGTTAAAACTTTAGCAGGTTAAGTGTAAACAGGCAATCGTTTTTTTCTTTTCCGAAAGCTTATTATATTCCTGGCAGGCTTTATTTGTAGGCAGGATTAATAACTCTATGTTTAGCGCTTTTATTTTCTCCTTGACCTTTTCGGAAACTTGCATTAAACCCACTGCACCTGTTCCGATAATCAAAACCTCTGGTTCTTCTTTTAAAACTTCTTCTATATCCTCAATAAACAGACTGTGTCCTTCTTTTCGCCACCAAGACGGATTGATTTTCTGAGGATAGATAATTACATCCTTGGCATAAAAAATACCATCAATAACAATTTCACCAAAGTTATATTTCTCTATCTTTGGTGGATACACCTAAGTTCTTTTCTCTAATCCTTCTCTTCTTGCTCGCTCTTCTCCCAAATACCAGTTTGCCTCATCGCGTGCTTTACGAAGGCAGTCGCATTCTCGCTCTAACTCTTTAACTCGCTCTTCAAGGGTAACTATTTTTTGTTGCAACTCCGCATTTTTTGATTTCTCCTCACCCAAATACCAATGGGCATCGTTCAATGCCTTTTGAAACCGATTGACCGCCTCCATAAACTCTCCAATTGACTGAAGAAGCTTCTCCTTACACTCTTCAAAACTTTTTTCCTTTTCCATTTCTACCCCCTTTCCATTCTCCCCTCTTTCTGTAAACACAGATTGCGCCGCTCCAATTTTATATTCTCATCATTTTGTTAGCAAGAAAAAATTAATTTTTATGCCAGTAGGAAGCAAGCAAAGAAGCCGTAAAAACAGACAAAATCACAAATACTCCCGCGGGAAGCGCACTTTTTTCTCCAAAGTGCTTCAAAGCAAGCACTACTCCCAGTCCCGCATTTTGCATTCCGATTTCAATGCTTAAAGTCCTTCGTCGTGAAATATTCAATCTAAAAAATTTCCCCACCCCATAACCTAAGAAGTACCCCAAAAGATTATGTAACAAAACCACAAGCACTATTAAAGCGGTAAGGAGCATTAAATACCTTTGATTAAGCGCAACCACTAAAGAACAAATAAAGACGATAAAGGTAACAGAAATCGCCGGAAAGATTTTAATAAACGACTTAATTTTCCCCTTTAAAATACTTTTTATCCCAAAACCAACAAAAAGTGGCAATACCACCATCAAAAAAATATTTAAAAACATTCTCCAGAAATTAATTTTTAAAATGAACCTTGCCAAAAGATAAGTAAGCCCTGGCGTGGCAAGAGGAGAAAGCAGAGTAGAAACGGTGGTCAAGCAAACAGAATAGGCAACATCTGCCTTTGCCAGATAAGAAATCACATTAGAAGACATTGCCCCGGGAGCAGAGCCGGTTAAGATTATCCCCAAAGCGAGCTCTGGGGGTAAATTAAATAACTTTGCTAAACTAAATCCCAGAAGAGGCATTATGCTATATTGAGCAACCGTTCCCAAGAGAAGAATCTTGGGTGAATTTAAAGTATTCTTAAAATCTTTAGGCTCAAGCACAACTCCCATCCCAAACATCGTCAAAGCAAAAAACCAATCCATCCCCGGTCTTAGAGGAATAAAAAATTGAGGAAAGAAATAGGCAAGCCCGGCGAATAAAATCACCCAAAAACCAAAAAGCTTAGTGTAGAGGTCTAATAGATACATTATCTACTTTTTGTAGTTGTCTGGTTTGTTTAGTGCGTTGGACTCGTTTTGTTCGTAGCAACCTAAATGTACAAACCAATAAAACCAAAAAAACTTATTTCCTTAGCGAGCCCTGTATTATTTCAAGAACTTCTTGATGGACAATTCCATTTGAAGCAAGATAATTGGGCATTTTCAAATGCCAAGGATTACCCTTAAAGTCGGTAAATTCTCCTCCCGCCTCCTTTACTATTAAAGCTCCTCCTGCAAAATCCCAGGGCTGGTCATTGAACTCAATATCTAAATCAATTCTCCCTTCCGCCAGCAGTGCTAAATGTTCTGCAGTAGAACCAAACATCCGGATATTAAAAACTTTTGTAGAGAGATTTTTTAAGACTACGGACATCTCTTCCGGGCTATACCTGATAGAACTATCATAAACGCAAGTGGCGGAGGATAATTTTCTGTCGGAGACCTTTAATCGCTTCCCGTTTAAATACGCCCCTTTCCCTTTCTCTGCCCAGTATAACCGCCCATCCAAAGGAAAATAAATTACTCCCAAAACCACCTCGTTTTTATACTCCAAAGCAATAGAGGTGCCGAAGATGGGAATATTTTTCACAAAATTATGCGTCCCATCCAAGGGGTCAATAATCCATTTGTATTCTGAATTATTTAATTGTGGATTCTCTTCGGAAAGAATGGAATGTTCAGGAAAATGCTCCTTTATATTCTCAATGATAACCTTTTCCGCTTCTAAATCTACATTGCTCACCAACTGCGTTTTTCCTTTGGATTTAATGTTTTTAACCTTCCCAAAATTTTCTTTCAATATTTCTCCTGCTTTTCTTGCGGAAATTATCGCCAGTTCTTTAAATTGAGAAATTCCATTTTTCATAGCAAACTATCTCCTCCATCTCTTTTCTATTGATTGTCGGGTTAATTTCTTTAGGATAACCTAAAGTCATTAATTCTACTACGCGCACCTCACTGGGTATAGATAAAATTTCTTTTACCTTATCTTCATAAAAAGCACCGATAAAACATGTCCCCAAACCTTCTTCCACCGCTTTTAAACTTATATGCGTAAGAGCAATTGCCACATCTATCGGATAAGCATACTGTCCGCAGGTCATCTTATAATCGGTGTTTACTGCACAGGCAACAATTACTATTGGTGCTTCACTTACAAATTTCTGTCCTTTGGCAGCAGACATAAGTTCCAAACGCTTGTTTTTATCTCGGACGATAATAAAACGCCATTCTTGAAGGTTCTTTGCCGAAGGTGCCAGCCTCCCCGCTTCCAAAACTCTCTTTAATTTTTCCTCTTCAACCGGTCTATCCCGATAATTTCTTACGCTCCTTCTTTTATTTACTGCCTCCATTAATTCCATCTCATCCTCCTCTTTAAAACCTCTTTCCATAAATATAGAACGAAACGTCTTTACCTAAAATATGCCTGAAATAAGACCTTTTGCCTTCATGCAAGAGTTTAAAACCCTCCCTTTCAAAAAATTTTTTCGCTTTCTCCGAGAGAGTTGCCAAATGGACTCCTGAAATTCTATTATTTTGAATGTGCTTCAAATAGCTATTCAGTAAGACCCTTCCTATCCCCAGATTACGAAACTCCTTTTCTATATTAATATGAAGATTGGCCGGATATTCCTTTATAAAAGAAGGTATTAAAAATTCCCCCTTTAATATACTCCTTATAAATCTAAAGATAAAGAGAAAATTTTTCTTCTTTAAAAAACTGAACCTACAAAAAAATCTTAACAATATTTTAGGAAAAATCTTAAGTAAAAACATCCGATTAAACCTCGCCACATCTTTAGAGCCAAATATATAACCCAAAACCTTACCCTTTCTTTCCGCGACAAAACAGGTTTCGGGTTCGTAATCAGTAAAGTAGCAAGTCAGAACATCGGCAACAATTTCTTTATCCGTAAAGAAAATGTCTGCAGGTTCTCCTATAAAAGCAGTCTCCCAAGCAATTTTTCTTACATAATTACGGTCTTCGTTTCTATAGGCACGAATTACTATATCTTTCATCACTCTAGTTCTATAATTCTCCAAGCAGTTTCATCAAATGGTAAAAGGCGGACACGGGAACTGGCGGAGGCAAGAATATAATCCGGGTCTCCCAAGACCGAATAAGGTACCTTAATCACCATAGTTCTTTTTTTATTCTCATATTTTAAATTAACATCTTTAATAAAAAGGGTGTGTTTTTTATCTTTTACACGGACCCCACTCATATCTATTATCAATTTTAACTTCGGCATCTGAGAAAAGTCTTCATTTGTTTTATAACCAATAAGAAACACAGAAATCCCAAAATCTTTATCTATTCTTCTTCTCAAATTAAGCTTAACAAAGAAATTTTCTTTATCTGAACCGCAAGCAAGAGCAGAGATAATTTTTTCCGGAGGATTCTCTCCTTCAACGTACTCTTCCTC
Proteins encoded in this window:
- a CDS encoding GNAT family N-acetyltransferase — encoded protein: MKDIVIRAYRNEDRNYVRKIAWETAFIGEPADIFFTDKEIVADVLTCYFTDYEPETCFVAERKGKVLGYIFGSKDVARFNRMFLLKIFPKILLRFFCRFSFLKKKNFLFIFRFIRSILKGEFLIPSFIKEYPANLHINIEKEFRNLGIGRVLLNSYLKHIQNNRISGVHLATLSEKAKKFFEREGFKLLHEGKRSYFRHILGKDVSFYIYGKRF
- a CDS encoding nitroreductase family protein; translation: MELMEAVNKRRSVRNYRDRPVEEEKLKRVLEAGRLAPSAKNLQEWRFIIVRDKNKRLELMSAAKGQKFVSEAPIVIVACAVNTDYKMTCGQYAYPIDVAIALTHISLKAVEEGLGTCFIGAFYEDKVKEILSIPSEVRVVELMTLGYPKEINPTINRKEMEEIVCYEKWNFSI
- a CDS encoding inositol monophosphatase, producing MKNGISQFKELAIISARKAGEILKENFGKVKNIKSKGKTQLVSNVDLEAEKVIIENIKEHFPEHSILSEENPQLNNSEYKWIIDPLDGTHNFVKNIPIFGTSIALEYKNEVVLGVIYFPLDGRLYWAEKGKGAYLNGKRLKVSDRKLSSATCVYDSSIRYSPEEMSVVLKNLSTKVFNIRMFGSTAEHLALLAEGRIDLDIEFNDQPWDFAGGALIVKEAGGEFTDFKGNPWHLKMPNYLASNGIVHQEVLEIIQGSLRK
- a CDS encoding bile acid:sodium symporter family protein, encoding MYLLDLYTKLFGFWVILFAGLAYFFPQFFIPLRPGMDWFFALTMFGMGVVLEPKDFKNTLNSPKILLLGTVAQYSIMPLLGFSLAKLFNLPPELALGIILTGSAPGAMSSNVISYLAKADVAYSVCLTTVSTLLSPLATPGLTYLLARFILKINFWRMFLNIFLMVVLPLFVGFGIKSILKGKIKSFIKIFPAISVTFIVFICSLVVALNQRYLMLLTALIVLVVLLHNLLGYFLGYGVGKFFRLNISRRRTLSIEIGMQNAGLGVVLALKHFGEKSALPAGVFVILSVFTASLLASYWHKN